A region of Thiobacter sp. AK1 DNA encodes the following proteins:
- a CDS encoding MerR family transcriptional regulator, translating into MQNTKTDALPPIPAKRYFTIGEVSELCGVKPHVLRYWEQEFTQLKPVKRRGNRRYYQHHEVLLIRRIRELLYEQGFTISGARNRLESGLAQEADADKRGAAPSVDVAVIRREIQEVIELLRC; encoded by the coding sequence ATGCAGAACACCAAGACCGACGCTCTGCCGCCGATTCCTGCCAAGCGCTACTTCACCATCGGTGAGGTGAGCGAGCTGTGCGGTGTCAAGCCCCATGTGCTGCGTTACTGGGAACAGGAATTCACGCAGCTCAAGCCGGTCAAGCGGCGTGGCAACCGGCGCTACTACCAGCATCACGAAGTGCTGCTGATCCGGCGCATCCGCGAGCTGCTCTACGAACAGGGCTTCACCATCAGCGGCGCGCGCAATCGACTGGAGTCCGGCCTGGCGCAAGAGGCGGACGCCGACAAGCGTGGCGCCGCGCCGAGCGTGGATGTGGCGGTGATCCGACGCGAGATCCAGGAAGTGATCGAGCTTTTGCGCTGCTGA
- a CDS encoding peptidoglycan DD-metalloendopeptidase family protein, translated as MTLKTLATLSLTALLVAGCGTTPHRAPVIDRLPAESARSPQNTAKPATKVAPREPDWRPATYTVKKGDTLYSLALEFGLDYRELAEWNGIGEPYLIRVGQVLRLTPPGGEGVQPLKAPAVAEAKPLPAAEAVLKTEPKAIREPYSEQALARLEKSAPPKPESASTANALGRSPPEKPAADKPLAAENQAPEEDDPDRVEWVWPATGKLLASFGEGGSKGVDIAGNLGQPVLAAAAGKVVHTGTTLRGYGKLIIIKHNKSYFSVYAHNSQILVKEGQNVVRGQKIAEMGDSDADRVKLHFEIRRLGKPVDPLKYLPNDKTS; from the coding sequence ATGACCTTGAAAACGCTTGCCACCTTGTCGCTTACGGCTCTACTGGTCGCGGGCTGTGGCACGACGCCGCACCGGGCGCCCGTGATCGACCGCCTGCCAGCGGAGAGCGCACGCTCCCCCCAGAACACAGCCAAACCTGCGACCAAGGTCGCACCCCGCGAACCGGACTGGCGGCCCGCCACCTACACCGTTAAGAAGGGCGACACCCTCTACAGTCTCGCCCTGGAATTCGGTCTCGACTACCGGGAACTGGCGGAATGGAACGGCATCGGCGAGCCTTATCTCATCCGCGTCGGGCAGGTATTGCGCCTGACACCGCCTGGGGGCGAAGGGGTGCAGCCGCTCAAAGCACCGGCGGTTGCCGAGGCCAAACCGCTGCCGGCGGCGGAGGCCGTGCTCAAGACCGAACCCAAGGCCATCCGCGAACCCTACTCCGAACAGGCGCTGGCGCGGCTGGAGAAATCGGCGCCGCCCAAGCCTGAAAGCGCCTCGACGGCCAATGCTTTAGGGCGCAGCCCGCCGGAAAAACCCGCGGCCGATAAACCCTTGGCAGCCGAGAACCAGGCACCGGAAGAGGACGATCCGGACCGGGTGGAGTGGGTTTGGCCGGCGACTGGCAAGCTGCTCGCCAGCTTCGGTGAAGGCGGCAGCAAGGGCGTGGACATCGCCGGCAACCTGGGCCAGCCGGTGTTGGCCGCCGCTGCGGGCAAGGTGGTGCACACCGGGACCACCTTGCGCGGCTACGGCAAACTCATCATCATTAAGCACAACAAGAGCTATTTCAGCGTCTACGCCCACAACAGCCAGATCCTGGTGAAAGAAGGCCAAAACGTGGTGCGTGGTCAGAAAATCGCCGAGATGGGGGACAGCGATGCGGATCGCGTCAAACTGCACTTCGAAATCCGCCGCCTGGGCAAGCCCGTGGACCCCCTGAAATACCTTCCCAACGACAAGACGTCTTGA
- the surE gene encoding 5'/3'-nucleotidase SurE, with protein sequence MRILLSNDDGYFAPGLAALAEALSALAEVTVVAPERDRSGASNSLTLDRPLSLRQSHNGFYYVNGTPTDCVHLAVTGMLAQQPDMVISGINHGANMGDDTIYSGTVAAATEGFLLGIPAMAVSLASVSQGNYPAAARIALELVRRLQARPLPPPFLLNVNVPDVPFEAIKGLQVTRLGKRHKAEPVVKSQSPRGETVYWVGAAGSAQDAGPGTDFHAVANGYVSVTPLQMDLTHFAQLDAVRSWLGG encoded by the coding sequence ATGCGCATCCTGCTAAGCAATGACGACGGATATTTCGCCCCAGGTCTTGCCGCTCTCGCCGAGGCATTGTCGGCGCTAGCCGAAGTCACCGTGGTGGCGCCAGAGCGCGATCGAAGCGGTGCCAGCAATTCCCTCACGCTCGACCGTCCCTTAAGCCTGCGCCAGTCGCACAACGGTTTTTACTACGTGAACGGCACGCCCACGGACTGCGTGCATCTGGCCGTCACCGGCATGCTCGCGCAACAGCCCGACATGGTGATCTCCGGCATCAATCATGGCGCCAACATGGGGGACGACACCATCTACTCGGGCACGGTGGCTGCTGCTACCGAGGGGTTTTTGCTGGGCATCCCAGCCATGGCGGTGTCGCTCGCCAGCGTAAGCCAGGGTAATTATCCAGCTGCGGCGCGAATTGCCCTTGAATTGGTGCGGCGCCTGCAAGCACGCCCGCTGCCACCTCCTTTTCTGCTCAACGTGAACGTGCCGGATGTGCCCTTCGAGGCCATCAAAGGCTTGCAGGTCACGCGCCTGGGCAAGCGACACAAGGCGGAGCCGGTGGTGAAGAGCCAGAGTCCGCGCGGCGAGACCGTGTACTGGGTGGGTGCCGCCGGCAGCGCCCAAGATGCCGGCCCCGGTACCGACTTCCACGCGGTGGCCAATGGCTATGTCTCGGTGACGCCGCTGCAGATGGATCTCACCCATTTCGCCCAATTGGATGCCGTGCGTAGCTGGCTCGGCGGCTGA
- the rpoS gene encoding RNA polymerase sigma factor RpoS, with protein sequence MPDDTQENDPLEGGLEGPEEAAENRVEAPQDSEAFLSDPNADVTQLYLNEIGHNALLTAQEELELTRRVAQGDFAARQRMIECNLRLVVNIAKHYVNRGLPLLDLIEEGNLGLIHALEKFDPERGFRFSTYATWWIRQNIERAIMNQSRTIRLPVHIIKELNTYLRAQRHLEAHGKPDPTPEDVAHLLGRDVEEVRYILSLNERMASLDAPLDIDPNLSIGEAIPDEQGVLPETWLQRVEVEQHVHEWLSQLTDKQRSVIERRFGLNGHEISTLEEVAEAHGITRERVRQIQMEALQSLRKILRRAGVSKDALF encoded by the coding sequence ATGCCTGACGACACACAGGAAAACGACCCGCTGGAAGGCGGGCTGGAGGGCCCCGAAGAGGCGGCCGAGAATCGCGTCGAGGCGCCTCAAGACAGCGAGGCTTTTCTTTCTGACCCCAATGCCGACGTCACCCAGCTCTATCTCAACGAGATCGGCCACAATGCCCTGCTCACCGCCCAGGAGGAGCTGGAACTGACGCGGCGCGTGGCCCAGGGCGATTTCGCCGCGCGCCAGCGTATGATCGAGTGCAATTTGCGCCTGGTGGTGAACATTGCCAAGCACTATGTGAACCGTGGCCTGCCGTTGTTGGATCTGATCGAAGAAGGCAATCTGGGGCTGATCCACGCCCTGGAAAAATTCGACCCGGAACGGGGCTTCCGTTTTTCCACCTACGCCACGTGGTGGATCCGCCAGAACATCGAGCGCGCGATCATGAACCAGTCGCGCACCATTCGTCTGCCGGTGCACATCATCAAGGAACTCAACACCTATCTGCGCGCCCAGCGGCACTTGGAGGCGCATGGCAAGCCCGATCCGACGCCCGAGGACGTGGCCCATCTCCTGGGCCGGGACGTGGAGGAGGTGCGCTATATCTTGAGTCTCAACGAGCGCATGGCCTCCCTCGATGCGCCGCTGGACATCGATCCCAATCTGTCCATTGGCGAGGCCATTCCCGACGAGCAGGGCGTCCTGCCGGAAACCTGGTTGCAGCGGGTCGAGGTGGAACAGCACGTGCATGAGTGGCTCAGCCAGCTCACCGACAAGCAGCGCAGCGTGATCGAGCGCAGGTTCGGCCTCAATGGCCACGAGATTAGCACGCTGGAGGAGGTGGCCGAGGCGCACGGCATCACCCGCGAGCGGGTGCGCCAGATCCAGATGGAAGCCCTGCAGTCCTTACGCAAGATCCTGCGCCGTGCTGGTGTGTCCAAGGACGCGCTCTTCTGA